DNA sequence from the Malus domestica chromosome 11, GDT2T_hap1 genome:
CTAGAACTTCACTTGGACTGAAATTCCTTATCCTAATCTGATTTGGTCTCGACCAATCCTAACCTCTATAGGACTCTGAACCAAGCTCTTTAATCATTCAGATTCATCCCTTGAAGTTCAGCATCTCCTCTAACTCAGAAGTTTTTAAACTCTCGAGAGTCCCTCTTGTATTAGGATTCGACCATTTCATCTTTATCCAGGCGAAAATCACATTCTGATAGGACTCGGCCAAACTCTACTGGGCTTGACCCAAAATatcattttgggcccaaacagtaaCCAAAGAAGTCGATGACACAGCGCCTCAGAGGCCGTAGGAGCAACTGGAGCAACTGGCGTAGGATCCACGTTCAGTGGAGCAGTGATCTTTCTCCCTCACATTCCTATTTAGATGTAGGTGCAGCAAATCAGACATCAACATTATAATATCCACATATTCTAAATCCACATCTTATAAGAcacaatttataaattaaaaactaattatCGAAACAAAATTGTTCTTTATTTGGATATATAAAGACTTACCCAATGGTTATTAGGGCTTAATTCATGGAGAAGGTTGTGATGAGGAGTGTGGCAAGTTACCCAGTTGTTATTTGTCCTCTCTGAATCTTTATATTAGCTTGTATCTTGTAAATCTCACACGTGatgaaaatgtggtttttcattaaagtgaacagtaccggaagcttttcgttaaagttctctatttAAAAATTACCTCCTGCAAAACATAATTCGAATTGGAAACAATCATCCATACACATCAATAAATGGACGGTTCGTTAGGAATATTACTTGGTCCCTACACTACACATTTAAATGACTAAATGATCTCCGAttgcaataattttttttttgaggtaaTCTTCATATGAAGACTAAGAAATTAAACGGTTCCAATTATGAAAGTTGTACGATCAATATACATTATTTGCAATAggagaatgaactcatctttcCAAAAGGGAATGCaagtattatatattttttgatcCCCCTTATTGGTATAAAAAAGTAAACTGGAAGAACAAGCtcaacaattatatataatttttatacaAAACCATTTAAGAGCTCAAGTTGGCCAAAAAAATATCATCAGATGTATTGCCATTCTCTAATTGATTAAAAGTTGTGATATTCTTTTGGTCTTGTTTGCAAAGTAATTGTCTTTTTCCTGAAGTATTGAGTTTGAAATAGTGTTTTCCTCTAAAGGTTAATGTTATCAAAGTTTACATGTAAACCccctttttataaaaataattaaggaAAAGAGcctaacaaaacaaaatttcaactaaaaaacacttaatggaattttttttcaatacacGATATTATCGACACTAATGCAcgtgaaaataaattaaattttataatagattaattacaataatttagttcAAATTTAACTTTTTTAATCATACACAAATAAATAGACCCCAAACAAAGACTCAGTCCTTCCACATGTTCTTGAAGCTGCTTGTGCAGAGAGTGAGAACTGGCGGAGTAGCAGCCACGCCAGACAAATATCGTTGTTACGACATACGACTCCTTCCTGTTCAATTTTCACTGCtagtttttctttgtttctgatTTCAATATAATTAAGACTTAcgaataattaagaaaataaacaatttttaCAGTCACCTCAGACGATGGATGCAAGTATTTCCCTTGTAGATAATGATTTTAAATAAGACTGTGCTatcagcattttttttttacttctcatacaccaTTTTAATTTGCGACCGTCGGATCGAATAAATATTAATGAGACTTTTTTTActctttaattttaaaattatgcCATCTCTTTGAAAATTATATTGCAGTTGGGCATGATTAAAGAAGAAGACCACCAAATTTATATTTCAAGTGGGAGTTTTGGGTGAGTGTTCATGGTGGTGGGTGTGATGTTGTTCTTGGGTAGAGGGCATCAAGTGAGTGATCTTGGTAGTGGCAGTGGCGGACGTTTGGATGCATGTGGGATGATGTTATGGTCGAAAATTGTTGGGTTGCCGATCGCCGTTTGAATGCAGGTTGTGGTGAtctttttcttctccaaaagcccaaaacattCAGATTAGGTTTGAATCCAGAAGtacatataaaataataaaaaaattgaacaaaaagtTATGGCATACTGAGAAGATGACAGTTTCAGCAATTTTCAGATCTATTTTTTCTTTGCCTGACTTTTCAGATACCGAGGCCCACCGTTGTGAAAgtaagagatttttcaatgtgattggTACACAGggtagtacatcacgtgttattatacaaatggtgggatatgtgtgctaaaaagttaataacttaaaaaataaaatttctcatcactCCTATTCCCCATCCCATGCCCTCCTATATTTTGTTattacggttaaatcacgtcaacattttatattgatttttgttatagaaataataagacaaaaattaataagaatataaaatattgacgtggcttaactgtgaccacagaaataggagggcatggggAGGGTATGGGAtggagagggcagacaatccaagtcccccCATTAAAACATATGATGTATCACTTATGTTCCTattacaattaaaaatttctcgcaagaatcttttaatgaaaagaaaacGAGCAACGTGTCACTCTATTATTGGTTTGGTATTCCGGGTCTGCTTGGGTTCTgtgtagtttaaaaaatttatcTTCAAAGTGGCGAGAAATTTTTTCTTATGTGAATAACATAAGTGGTGCACaacatgttattatataagtagtaagaaatttaattttttaacataagaaTCTCATCACTTATATAGAGACACGTTATGTACCATCTTGTATTCcgaacacattaaaaaatctttcCAAAGTGGCATAGAGTCGTGAAGATTTGGCTTAAAAATTtggtttataaaatttggttacaaattttgatttaaaaaattggtcTCTTTAACATTACCCATTGCAAAAAAATTGACTGAATTGTCCAATCTACAATTAATATGTTTGAAACTAGCTTTGACCTTTCAAGTTATATAGATCTATAAAACGAAGCATCAGCTAGCATTCATAATACTCAAAGTGAAATAGATActttgggaagaaaaaaaaaagtgaaatggCTGGAAACCTCTCTTAAAAAAACTTTGCTAGCTAGCTTAGCTCAACCATTGGAGAACTCCCAAAGAGCGCAATATCAATATGGCACTTTGGATTTGGGCAACAATTGGGGTACTTGCCCTTGTTCGCATCGTGCAAGCATGCATATCAAAAAGCAAGAACAAGATGTTACCTCCTGGTCCGAGAGGGTTTCCTATTTTTGGCAGCCTCCATTTGTTAGGGAAGTTCCCTACCATGGATCTTCGTCAACTAGCCCAGAAATACGGTGACATCATGTACTTGAGGTTAGGCCTCCAGTATACCGTCGTTGTCTCTTCCGCACGAGCGGCCGAGCTGTTCCTCAAAACACACGACCTTAATTTCGCAAGTAGACCACCTAATGAAGGTGCAAAGCACCTCATCTTTGGGCAAAAAAGCTTGAGCTTTGCTGAGTATGGCTCGTATTGGACCAACATGCGAAAGATTTGCATGCTCGAATTACTTAGCAACCAAAAGATCAACTCTTTCAAGTCCATGAGGAGAGAAGAGGTTGCTCTCTTGATAAAATCTGTTCAAGAGGACACCAATAATCGACGCATTGCTAATCTCACTGACAAGGTCATGTCGCTCGGGATTGACATGACCTGCCGGATGGTGTTTGGGAAGAAGTACAAGGACGAGGAGTTTGGCGGGAGGGGTATCGTGTCTGTGATGAAAGAGGGTTTGAAACTAGCAGCAGCACCTAACTTGGGAGATTTCTTTCCTTGTATTGCACCGCTTGACCTGCAAGGGCTCACCAAAAAAATGAAGGCTGTTAACAaggtgtttgatgatttttacgAGAAGATTATTGACAAGCATCTTCAATCCAAGGATGCAGAAAGAACGAAGGACTTTACTGATGCCATGCTGTCATACATGGGGTCTGAAGAATCGGACTACCGAATTGAACGCTTGAATATCAAAGCCATGATGTCGGTAAGTTTACGTATCATCATTTTACATATTTGTCTTTTCAATCTTGCTTGACTTCAAATTAAAACGAAATTGTTTCTTGTTACACAATTTAGCATGACGTGGTCTCAGATTGTGCTTTTGAACCATAAGGTCAATGTTTGTTTGAATATACAAGATTGATTATTGATGatacaaatttgtgatttatCATGTACATTAAATTGTCATGTACATGTGTCACGCTACTATATATACTTCATCTAGCAATGGAAAATTTATTGGCAGGACATGTTAGTGGCCTCAGCGGACACATCATCAACAACAGTCCTGTGGGTGCTCTCGGAACTCATGAGGCATCCACAGGTTATGAAGAAAGTCCAAAAGGAGTTAGAAAATGTTGTAGGTCTGAATAGAATGGTGGAGGAATCAGACACGGAGAAATTGGAGTATTTGGATATGGTAGTGAAGGAAACCATGAGGCTACATCCTGTGTTACCATTGTTGCTTCCTCATGCAGCCATCGAAGATTGCACTGTCGATGGCTACCACATACCGAAAAAGTCAAGCGTTATCGTAAACGTGTGGGCAATCGGGAGAGACCCAATCGCTTGGGGAGATGCAGAGAAGTTCGTACCAGAGAGGTTTGAGGATAGCAATGTTGATGTTAGAGGACACCACTTTCAGATTCTACCGTTTGGCTCTGGCAGAAGACGTTGCATTGGAATGCAGTTAGGGATTACTGTGGTACACTTTGTGTCGGCTCAGCTTGTGCATTGTTTTGATTGGGAACTTCCAGATAACATGTTGCCAAATGAGTTGGATATGACTGAGGAGTTTGGTCTTGCAGTTTCAAGGGCCAAGAATCTGCTCGCTATTCCTTCGTATCGCCTTCAGAATTGATCATGGATGTTGTGGACTAGCtatcttttctgtttttttttgtttttttttctactgTCTTACATTTGTTTTCTTCACTTGTTGAGGAGAACAAATAATGgtgaaaattaaataaatttgtgtgaaaTTTTCAATAATGAAAAGTCGAGTATGTAACAACCTTATCAAGACGCTACTCCAACTCTTATGAACGGAAGTTGGTTTTTCACACACCTTTAACATTTTCTACACCACTCTATTTTTTGATCAtccaattaaataaatcaaacaaaaacaacgaCCATGATTAAATAGGAGTGAATAGAAGAGAAAAAGGGCTCCTTACAAAAATACCAAAGATGTGCCATTACTGTAATTCACTTTAtggaaaacttcattttaatccctaaAAAAGATTACGTTTTTAATAGTACCATATGTAAgatgaaaaactaaaaatagtcATTTGACTCGTGTCCACGTCAGCTTATATACTGCATGTCAGATTTAATTACTTTTTATGAATTTACTGCATTTTTGGTTTGCCTATATTACCCATTTTAAGGGATTCAAACACAAAAACTTGAAAAACATTTTGTAAAGGGACTTTTAGAGATAAGGGCTTGTCAAAGATGATTTTTAGAATATAACATGAAgggttttcaatgtctaaaaaAGATTAATGCACCATGACAAGTCACTTATAATAAAACCATAAATTTTACTACTATTTACAAGAAGGCCAAATCGGATAAAGGATCcctgtggtcataaggtattcggaagatAGCCCCTATGCTAAAAAaatcggatttaaacccctgtggtgtactccgttagcaaatttagtccaaaaataatttttctgttaacTATCTGTTAATACATGGGTAAAATTGTACTTTGACGTGTGCATCTTCTTCATGCATCTCCCCTACACAACCCCCAAACTCACTTCGcgcaaaagaaaaaggagagaccATTTTCAGTTTTCCACAGAGCTACCACCGCAACCATGGCGGCCACCATGTCTTCTCTTTTTCTTGCGCGAAgtgcggaggaggaggaggaggaggaggaggtctCGCCGAAGCTCTCTCACTCTGGAACCATGGGTACCACTCAAACCcccctgtctctctctctctcttcctcccacTCTCTCTGTATGTGTGTCATTGGTTTTGTATATGTGATAATATGCAAGTATCTCACGTGACTCGATGCACAAGTGTCGTGCTACTGGAGGCAAGAAGAATGCAtggaggaagaagagaaagtAATGCTTTCTGCCTTCAACCCTATTTCTCTCTCTGCTTTACTCTTTGATTGCTTGTtaattttccttcatttctattattttccctttgtaatattttttttattgatttgttATGTTGTAATTAGGCGACAGATCTGTTGTTAATCGTAAATtatttctgggttttttgttGTGGATAAAAGGTGAGGTCTCACCGtatcttctttttcttgaaaatggtctctcctttttctcttgCACGAAGTGAGTTTGGGGGTTGCGTAGGGGAGGtgcaggaagaagaaggtgaacaTGTCAAAGTACAATTTTATCCATGTATTAACAGATAGTTAACGGAAAAAtcacttttggactaaatttgctaacgaaGTACACCACAGAGGTTTAAATCCGAGTTTTTTTTAGCACAGGGGCTATCTTCCGAATACATTATGACCACATGGATCATTTATCCGATTTGGCCTTACAAGAATGTCATCCTTACTGTCTACAATGTAACCTCCaccatcaaaatttgaaaaatgtaacggttaCATCATTATCACTCATAAAAGTAACCTCCATCTTCATTGTCTGAAAAATACCATCTTTATTGTCTATAACTacctactttttgttttttgttttgttttttattttttattttttattttttatatttattcaaatttGATATTGTGTGGAGAATGCACTAATTTATGTCCGATAGTTTTGGTACGGCCAATTAAGTACGTTATATAGTTCAGGTTCGACATATTCGACATGGTCAATTTGGTACgatttgtattttttatgttttagttcACTAGGTACGACAGATTAGGTCCGATAGATTAGGTTCAATAAATTGGGTATGTTATAAAGTTTAGGTCCTATCAATTCGGTATGGTTAATTGGGTTGTGATTTCACATTCCATTTTCTCTACATACAAAATTGTTCTTTTCATTTATCTCCggattcatttttaatttattgaatccaaaactataaaaataaaaaagaatacatTGAGACTGTAGGTACACTATATTGTTCTACGTACAAATTGTTCATTTAGGTACTGTCAATTAGGTTTCATTCAGTAAAGTCGGTTAGGTACTATATAGAGTAGGTCTGATCAATTCGGTATGGTCAATTAGGTTGACATTCCATTTTCTCTATTtgtattgttttaatttttttcatttatttctaGATTCACCATCAATTTGGCATCtaaaagcctttttttttctttttttcttccgaATACAACGagatttttggtttttgaatttcctaactttttttgtttgatcatgGTTTCTGAGTTATCTGGGTTCTTTGATTGGAATAACACATGGAGGTTTATGGTAATGACCATAATGTTATTGTTATAACGAACATGTTAATTATGGATCTAGTTAATTAAGCATTCTTggaaaattaattatatatttgtttctctAATAGGTTTTAAGAGAGTAATAAGGGTAAATAGGGAAACTAAAAATGCaacaaaatttatataaaaaaaatattgaattagACATTATACCTATACTAAAAACCCAACGATGTTGCACTGTTCACGGACAGTGCGCGGACCAAAATGCCCCTCAATTCTTTTGTTAAGCCACTTTTTTGCCATCTTTTCTACAGTAAAATGACTTCCTTGCCCTCTGACGCCACGCGTTTATCATCCCCGGTTTCGATTTCTTTGGATGCTTCGGTTTCTCTCTCCACCTGTCAACCATCGCTGTGTCTTCTGACATCTTCCCTTGCTTTTCACTCTTTTTGCTTCTGATGTTTTTCATTCGTTCTCCTCTAATTTCCGTTCGATTGTTTGGCTTTCGTGGGTTTCGTTtcctttgctctctctctccctggtGCCTGTGTTGGTTTCTGTTGTTGTTGATCTGTGTTCTCTCATGTCTTGCTCTTCTATCACCTTAAAGCTTTCCGGTGAGTTATTCAAAACTTGAATgtgggaggtttttttttttttttccagatctATGGGTTTTATTCTCTTCAATTTTAGATGTTAAGAATTGATTGTTTATTTTGGTGAGATATTTTATTAGCATTTGTTATGTGTTCAGATCAAGGATTGAATTGGGTTTGGGAGTTttaatttatgattttttttgttcaaatttttaGTTACAGgaatttttaattagtttgtGTTCTGGGTTTCAGATTTTTCGAAAATTTCACTGTATTTCGCAGATTGGAGTCTTCTGTAACAATCGGAGCTGTtgggattttgaaaaaaatgggagtaatttttcttttgggtttcgTCTCTCTGGTATTTATACTgaacccaaaaccccaaaagatttgaactttctggtaaattaatttacctttttctgatttttttttctttttggagaaTTTTTGTAAATTGCTGCCATTGTGTTATGAATTAGGAGAAAAACAGGGTTTCAGATGCAAAGGACGAGATGGTTATGTGTGTTTTGTGTAATTCATGATATTGTATGAAGTTTGGGTTGAGGTATCAATTTACTTGGAAATGTATATATACAGGTTGAATATGCCATTTGAGAAACTATGGTTTATTCCTATGTTTGGtaattattttcatattattcTGGATTCGTTTAAGTTGCAGTTTGCACCATTGGAAGATGTTTATCCAATTCCAAGTATCTAATTGATTTTGTACCAATATACAGTACTcaaatggcgttctaagattcatatagccgatcccactcagtgacttggattttccaagtctccaaccgagaagttttcctcactcgggaaattaaggaaacactaccccaacctacatgctccactcagaaagcttcaacatacaagcttcaacaaaagaaaattcaaagaacttagcgaagaaggctttggtgtatttaacagaatacgttgaaatgaaggaaagcttatttattgatatccccgatcagctacaaatatgtacatatacatgagtcaaaataaacacacaagacggagccttcacaaaggttgcttaggagaagtctcagcagtcggtagagccccagaaagagaaggcaccggagggggatcatttggagcctcagtactggacagaaccctagaaggaggaggcatcagaggttgatcattcggagcttcattacgcggtacagccccagaagacgaaggcaataaatgcctttggaacaaacccacaaatctctgatgatcaagtaaaacctgaccatcagtttccttcatctggtcaagcttcctcttcatgtttgtagcatagtcatgtgcgagccggtgcaactgtttattctcatgcttgagccctctaatctcctgtttgagactcatcacttcagccgccaaggattcaacttggcgggttcgagcaaataggcgttgggccatattagacacagaacctgcacactgaacactgagagccagcgaatccttaacagctaactcatcagaccgtttggaaagtagtctgttatctttgggagtgagaaggttcctggccaccaccgcagcggtcatatcattcttcatcacggaatccccaacggtaagaggaccagtaggggagacgaaggatgggcgccatatgttgtctggagaaggcggggctgcctcttcaacaaggttcaagtcaaaacgacggtcggaggggccagacattttcaaaggtgttgaagagagaagaggtcggacaaatcaagatcttagaagtgcaagaatgaagcttctactggtggagattcaagtgtgctttggaacttaatgccagcctctataaaaatctgcactcgacggagcttcagaaagcgaagaggcgcctgctcagaaatcgaagaggcgtttgctttctcaaaagctgggctgcttagagatcacgagggttgatctcagaaatcaaagaggcgtttgctttctcaaaagttgggctgctcaaagaccatgaaggccgatctcagaaatcgaagaggcgctcgctttctcaaaagctgggctccccagagaccacgagggccgatctcagaaatcgaagaggcacctacttttccagccttgtcagcacccgtcacacgcacactcagctttgcagaaattatgggcattctgtcgaagacttctggggaagtagaaaacacatgaatcttactgttcaatcacccacttcccacacgcaacaatagctcatgggtaccacagataactttgccaaagttctctgccaaagttgagcacgtgaagcttgcagctcccactacatcgctctgaccaagaagggtaaaagaatagcaaagaaacagcaccaacaaagtttagacccataaattttgaaggtctagctaccatattattacccacaagggtaaaggaacagtaccactgctggataattggaaagtccctgtgtgtcaacctttgtgcttcgtggcaaggtagactagcaaacatgcccaacctttactcacattcgagaaaacactcccaataagattgcttgctccaaaatcgaagaggcaccgtcctccgaatctcgagagccagactcccaacgtgactactttcttaaaaatcgaagagagggtaaaggaacagtaccattgctggataattggaaagtccctgtgtgtcaacctctgtgcttcgtggcaaggtagactagcaaacatgcccaacctttactcacattcgagaaaacactcccaacaagattgcttgctccaaaatcgaagaggcaccgccctccgaatctcgagagccagactcccaacgtgattactttctcaaaaatcgaagagacactgctccctgaatcttcgagagccagacccccagcatgattgctttctcaaaaatcgatgaggcatcgttctccgaatcaatcgaagaggcgctcgctttctcaaaagctgggctgctcagagaccacgagggccgatctcagaaatcgaagaggcacctacttttctagccttgtcagcacccgtcacacgcacactcagctttgcagaaattatgggcattctgtcgaagacttctggtgaagtagaaagcacatgaatcttactgttcaatcacccacttcccactacatcgctctgaccaagaaaggtaaaagaatagcaaagaaacagcactaacaaagttttagacacataaattttgaaggtctagctaccatat
Encoded proteins:
- the LOC103407057 gene encoding cytochrome P450 71AU50-like, with the protein product MALWIWATIGVLALVRIVQACISKSKNKMLPPGPRGFPIFGSLHLLGKFPTMDLRQLAQKYGDIMYLRLGLQYTVVVSSARAAELFLKTHDLNFASRPPNEGAKHLIFGQKSLSFAEYGSYWTNMRKICMLELLSNQKINSFKSMRREEVALLIKSVQEDTNNRRIANLTDKVMSLGIDMTCRMVFGKKYKDEEFGGRGIVSVMKEGLKLAAAPNLGDFFPCIAPLDLQGLTKKMKAVNKVFDDFYEKIIDKHLQSKDAERTKDFTDAMLSYMGSEESDYRIERLNIKAMMSDMLVASADTSSTTVLWVLSELMRHPQVMKKVQKELENVVGLNRMVEESDTEKLEYLDMVVKETMRLHPVLPLLLPHAAIEDCTVDGYHIPKKSSVIVNVWAIGRDPIAWGDAEKFVPERFEDSNVDVRGHHFQILPFGSGRRRCIGMQLGITVVHFVSAQLVHCFDWELPDNMLPNELDMTEEFGLAVSRAKNLLAIPSYRLQN